The window TCCCCTCCTACCCCAGTCTATAAGTACAAATCTCCTCCGCCGCCACCTAAGGAGCACCACAAACCACCCTTTGAGCACCACAAACCACCCACTGAGCACCACAAACCACCCTTTGAGCACCACAAACCACCCACTCATGAGCACCACAAACCACCCTCTGAGCACCATAAACCACCAACTGAGCACCACAAACCACGCACTCACGAGCACCATAAATCTCCTCCGTCACCACCTAAGGAGCACCACATGCCGCCAACAGTGCACAAGTCCAAGCCTCCACCACCTCCTACTCCAGTGTACAAATACAAGTCTCCGCCACCACCAAAGGAACACCACAAACCACCTCATGAACATCACAAGCCTCCCACTCCAGTCTACAAGTACAAgtcgccaccgccaccaccaccagttCACAAGCCACCGCCACCACATGGTTATCATTACActtcacctcctcctcctcctcatcattaCTAAGAAGGCTTAGAGTCAAAAATGGTAAGCTTGTCACATTATTCCTTAACTTCAAAACATTGATTAAGACATGTATCAACCCAATTTATGAATATTTTCCTGCTCACTACTTTTCCCTGTAGGAAAGCGTTTTACTAGGATGGAGGTAACCGAATAAGGAGTGAGGAGGCCAGAGTTTCTGATCTTCTTCCTAAGAGAAGTAAAGCGAATGTAATCTCCTCTGtgtgatttttgttttgttgagaTGGTAAATGTCTATTATTATtaaaagagtgagagagagagagttttcatGTAAATAGTGCAATGTAATGTTCTGGTCAACATGTTTGTGCATGGGCTCTCCTTAAATATCTACTATTTTGGCAGCTTGAAATTAAGTGTGGCTAATGATCGAACAGTATTGGAACAAAGTGGGTTTCTTTCCATAAAAAGTGCCATGGGATTTGGTACAAAACTAAGCATTTACCGACAAAACAGAGAGCAGATCAGGTTCAAAACCATTCTACACGGCACAGATTCCATCTGGCTGGCTGAGACCTTATGAGAATAATTCTTGCCTAGAACCTGATCCTGCCATAGTCAGTCATTTATTAGAGGGCTGGAACATGCACAAGAACCATCCCCGTacgtttttttttggtaaattaccatcCCCGTACGTTATATGACGCATATATGGAATCCACTCACACTCTTAGATTCCATATGCGCATCATCTGAAGTACGAAATTGGTTTTCATACGAGAACCTGAACCATTctccatttatttattatagCTTTTAGGAAGACTGGGTCAGCTGAATttggatcgtctacggcctgcttGACCGTAGCAGCCATAGCAACGCTCTAAGGAGATATGgtacaatgaccgccttacccctgcctgagcgccttgcctgagcaggggtaaggcggtcattgcactgTGCCTCATTAGTGCACTGCTATGGCTGTTAGAGGATCCTGATCCGGGTGAGCTccaccaatttggatcctctagtGCCTAGCTGCCCGGTAGTACCGTGTTGCCCAGACATGGTGTTGTGCACAATATCCgtcttacccctacccgagcgccttgcccgagtgggggtaaggcggtcattgcgcacaACACTGTGCCTaggcagcttggcagtagaggatctgcaTTCCAGCGCCACACATATTGTATTATTAGTGCCACCAATATGTCTTGTCTGGATAAATGTTGCTGCTATACTTGTACCAAGAATGCTCttgctggcagccaaggaaatgggatcttaatgggtattttagaaaatactaaaacctaggagggtatttatgaacccaaatgGTAAGTGATtcattccatttccttggctgctagccttgtaaCAGGAACACTCCTAGCAAAGGGTAGCAGCAAAGTTATGGGCAACCGCTTCTCcatgctaattaattaattaccattttttggacttttttaatttaaaaaagtGGGACCTACAAAACaccacatcttcttcttcatgtgcCCCGTTTACggattttcatcttctcaagtgtGGTTACACCACAATTAAGATTTCAACCGTAAAAACATGGGCAATGatgtctttttatcttttcaagtGTTGAGTGGACGATTGGATTCTTTAGTGTGGTGCACTACTTGGTGTCAATGAGTAACCAAGAACAAAATACTAAATCCAAAACTTGACCTAATAACCTAAATTGATCCAGACCGAATGTAATATGGTTAAGTCTTGAATCTGAAAATGTCTTTATAATTCAATTTGGTTTGGATTCGGATCTACCCACTAAACCGACGGATCAAACCGAATCCGAACCGAATACCTCGCCTTACAAGTTAacttaattaaaaccctaatagTTTATTAGGCTTAGAGTTTTAATGGTTTAAGACTCTAAGTTGACGGTTAACGCTTAGTGCCTTAAAGCCTTAGATTCACTTATTCCTCAGTCCTTATGTCTTACTAAATACGAATTTCTTCACGATTATGACTTCTTTGTAACTCTTCAATTGTtcacttctttctctttatcgcttcatcttcttcatctctagCAGTGTTGCATTGGCTTCATAGTCAATTCTCCATCTTCAACTGCCTTGCAATTTCAACCTCCATGCAACTTGGAGGTAATCCCTCTCTAAGCTTCTTCTGTGTTCATGAGTCTTGAACAAAGACAGTGAAGGCCGAAGGTAGAGCATGTGGGATCATCCTTCCAGTTCTTCGTTTCCTCTCCTCCATTGGTCTTACTACATTGTTCCAAGGCAAGCAAATGCTGTAACGCTGTGTATTAAAGGTATAATCCCTCTCTCtccatgagtttttttttttttttttttttaataatttttagaTATAGTTACCGGATCTGGTTACTAAATAAGAACCGAATTGTAACCAGATTCAAATCGAATCGGTCAAGAACGATTAGAGTAATCAATTCTAGAACCGATCTAAGACTTGGTCCGAAATTGAATCCCATTGCCACTGCTTGGATCCGAACAGGATCCAAACTAAATACTCGGTTCCGCAtcgaattgacacccttactccaCTGGTGTAGGTTGAATGAGAGGAGTTCACGTGGGTGAAGTGAAGGAGAAAAGAGGTTTAACAGCAAGTCAATTTGAGTGCAAACAACTAAAAGAAGTCATGGAATGGACCGTATGAATGTCATCCGAAACAAGAACTaattaagagaagaaatggGGCCAAATGACTGCTATAAGTAAACACTCTAGAACATCTCGAAGTTGGGATTGGATGGGTCAATGGAAGAGAGAAACtataaaaaatacagaatgcCAGGGCCACTCTCTAGCTTGAATAGGGAATCACGAAACCTCTTGCAGGGGATTCTCACTTTTAAATTTGCACAGATAGCAGAACCTGAATGAAATTGAAAATTGGGAAGTTAATGATACATGTTAGTATGTAATGTTTCGACTTTGGCTCTCGAAAAACCCATCTAGACACGACCACCACTGTGAggagaatttagctcgtctcgaGCGAGGCGTGCGCCGAGGGTGCTCTCAAGGGCATATATCCAGCGATTGAGCTATGCTGCATACATTTCGACatacacctagggatgtgtgcggcacagcccaacagctGTCAACGTCCTAGGCATTCCCTgttccctggagacgatccatCCCTGTGAGGAAGCtctaaaaaatcacaaaaattgGCTCTTAAAAAATCAGATCTGGGATTCTCTGAGAGTGGGGATGGAGGGAGAGTGTGAGTCGAAGAGCATTTTGAAACTCGATCTGATTGGTTTTTtggaaagtagttttctgtctggaaGTGTGGCTTGTGCCAGCatttccatgtgtctatctctctcttcctcaaaacatggggcagagatgtctgttcatataaagaggagagagatagactcatgggagtgctggcgtaggccacactcccatacaaagttctttttctcttttttttttttttaatctggaTCGGTCCGGGTGGGTCCTCAAAGGGGTTTAATGGGGGTAAATCATCTCCACCATCGATTTCAACAGTGCCACACGTCAATCAATGGAAGATTAGTGCGTTGGGAGGATCTCGATCCTATATGCTTATCGAATCATGTTTGGGTTGGGGTTTCTTAACACTGAAACCAAATTAGACCGCATTGAAACCAATAAGATACTGAATCGAacttaaaaaaaaccaaaacagatACCAGCCCAAATTAGACCGCATTGAAACCAATAAGATACTGAATCGAACTTAAAAAAAACCGAAACAGATACCAGCCCAAAATTCATTAAAAGTACATTTTTTTTGCTTCTCACTTTTGAATATATTTATGAGGCAAAGCGAACCaacctgaaaccaaaccgataaaaaatcgaatccaaaccaaaaccgttGCACCCTTTTTGGATCATGTTTGAACTCATTCTCATACAAACCAGTGAAAACCGAATCGAAACTGATCCAAACCGACGGATTAATACCGCTACTCCCCTGGACGAGCCTATGACCCAAACCCAAGACGTGGAACGATGAATGACTAAAATTGGATGTTTGGAAGTGCTCAGTCAAGTTGACATTCAAGAAGCTATACGGCCTTTATTACCGACATACTCAAACAATAATCAAAATCGGTCTGAATTCGCCGGTGTCGGTTTTAGCATTAGCGTCAGATCTACGACGAAGATGCACCGGAAATGTGGAAGGAGGTTCGAGATAGAGAAGCGGGTAAACTCCGCCCTTATTCTTTCGCCAATCGCATTAGATCCAATCGTGTCGCTTCTCTCCAGCTCTCCAACTACAAAGAGATCATCTCATCCCACTCTGGCGCCATTAATACCCTTCAGGTTCCTTCCCTCTATGAAACTCTTCACTGGTTAATTTCGTTTTGATTCTTAGACTAGGTTTTGAGATGCTATTCCCTTTTATCAaaacctttattttctttttgattctCCGTTGATTATTACTCTTTAACTGTCCTTAGTGGGTTATACTCCTTTGCTCTTGTGGTACAGTTGGTTATGCTACTTTTGGTACTTTACCAGTTCGTTAGTTAGAaattctaggtttttttttttgggggggggggggagggcggTTCATCAAGTTATTGTTTTCCGTCTTCTGGGCTCTTTGATTATAATTGAGAAACTAATAAATGTTATACTTCCATTATGATATTGGCCTTTGCGGTTGACGCAGGACCTATTGAATGATGGTAGCGTTGTATCTGTTTCATAGCGGTTCTTTGGGGTCGTCCTAAGATATGTCTACATTGATGGAGTTGAAATCTTGGGATTCTTCGTTTCTCATGAACCAGTGAATGGTGATAGCCTTGCAATCTACCATACTAGCGTTACTCTTAATTCTAGaccttaattttttaattcttgTAGTGATTTGTGTTAATGCAAGTAGTTACATTTCATTGTCATGATTAACCAGTCTGGCCAGAAGACTCCAAATTAGTTTGGACAAAAGACAAATATGAGAATGTAAAATCTGTAAAGTTGCCTGTGTTTCCTATGGTTTGGATGGAATTCCATCTTCCCGTTGCTTATGATATCATTACCTATATTATATCTTCACCTGAAATATATGGAGTGTAGGTATCCGTATATGGTTTGAATACTTGACAAATATTGATGAACATTTTACATACTGCAAGGTCAGGTTGATTTGACAGAGGGAAGGTATCTGTTATCTGGAGCAGCTGATGGATCAGCTGCTGTTTACGATGTCCAATGTTCTACTGATTATGAGGGAGGTGGCCTTATTGCAAAGCACAAGTGCATACTGTTTGTTGACAAGCAACATGAGCATGGCCATCAATATGCTGTATCCTCAGCCATTTGGTACCCTGTCGACACGGGGTTATTCATCACAGGTTCATTTGATCACCATATTAATGTATGGGATACAAATTCTATGCAGGTACGCAACAGATTTCTGTCCTTAAACTTGGCTCCTaatgtttggttttgatttattttctgttACACAATTGTGATACCTTATAGGTGGTAGCGAATTTTAAAATGCCCGGAAAGGTTTATAGGACAGCTATGTCGTCAATAGCTACTTCTCACATGCTGATTGCAGCTGGAACTGAAGATGTTCAAGTTCGTTTATGTGATATTGCATCGGGGGCATTTACTCATACATTATCTGGACACCGTGGTAAATTGTCATTTCAGCACGAAAACTCTGTTACTTTGTGGTAAATTATCATTGCATCGGTATGTGCATATGTATGTAAATAACTTGTGTTGGTGAGGAAATACCAACATGATGGTAGCAGTCAAGTCATCTGTTTATCAGAATCAGATGTTTGCTTTTATTTCTTGGTTCCTGCACATTTAATCTCGGAGTGAAAGGATCCATCTTTATTCAATTATGAATGATGTTAAATTTTGGCTTATAGATGCTTCCTGATTCTATTATTGCAGATGGTGTAATGACAGCAGAATGGTCTGCTTCTAGTGAGTGGATTTTGGTTACTGGGGGTTGTGACGGGGCAATTCGTTTTTGGGACATCAGGCGTGCAGGATGTTTCCTTGTGTTAGATCAGACCCAGACTCAACTTGGGAGACGCCCTCCCCTCCATGACCAACCATCCATGAAAGTAAGGTCTCTACCTCTGTCTTTCTTTCTCATATAGGCTTTCCAGTAGGTCAGGTTTACTTTATTTTTAGCTTTATGGCTTTGTGGTGCTTCCTGTTTGATAAGATTCTGCATAAATCCGTTTAGAATTCCAAAAATGTTTAGAAAAACGAATTTGTTAAATATTTTGTCTTTCATTTGACGGCAGGCCAAACTTTAGTTTGctatttccattcttctttatATAATATGAGACAGTAAAAGTTGGTTGGAGGAAATGGAAATCACCTGTAGAATTCCCAATTcaaaagaggggggaggggggggggggaagagatgTCAGTCATAGCCCTTACATGCTCCATGGGTCCTACTGGCATAGCCAGCCCTTCTAggtaaggggggagggggaagggttGACGTTGGACAGCATAGTGTTTCAAAATCTAGGGCTGAACTCCAATAAAAAG is drawn from Telopea speciosissima isolate NSW1024214 ecotype Mountain lineage chromosome 1, Tspe_v1, whole genome shotgun sequence and contains these coding sequences:
- the LOC122639286 gene encoding WD repeat-containing protein ATCSA-1-like isoform X2 is translated as MWKEVRDREAGKLRPYSFANRIRSNRVASLQLSNYKEIISSHSGAINTLQVDLTEGRYLLSGAADGSAAVYDVQCSTDYEGGGLIAKHKCILFVDKQHEHGHQYAVSSAIWYPVDTGLFITGSFDHHINVWDTNSMQVVANFKMPGKVYRTAMSSIATSHMLIAAGTEDVQVRLCDIASGAFTHTLSGHRDGVMTAEWSASSEWILVTGGCDGAIRFWDIRRAGCFLVLDQTQTQLGRRPPLHDQPSMKSSLPGQSSFGKNKTLHRKTGNGALSKQLPALCKVPGQIKGSSRQRVHPGMLSSHDRATAHYGAVTGLKVTEDGMYLLSAGSDSRLRLWDIESGRNTLVNFETVRLQTSKAIQLAVTQDSDTVFVPCMTSVKAFDVWSGQTSLTFRGHYEYVNCCSFNSQEQELYTGSNDRQILVWSPRNLLVSEVDESSRKGQILTSDQDNWSD
- the LOC122639286 gene encoding WD repeat-containing protein ATCSA-1-like isoform X1; this translates as MWKEVRDREAGKLRPYSFANRIRSNRVASLQLSNYKEIISSHSGAINTLQVDLTEGRYLLSGAADGSAAVYDVQCSTDYEGGGLIAKHKCILFVDKQHEHGHQYAVSSAIWYPVDTGLFITGSFDHHINVWDTNSMQVVANFKMPGKVYRTAMSSIATSHMLIAAGTEDVQVRLCDIASGAFTHTLSGHRDGVMTAEWSASSEWILVTGGCDGAIRFWDIRRAGCFLVLDQTQTQLGRRPPLHDQPSMKSSILKSSLPGQSSFGKNKTLHRKTGNGALSKQLPALCKVPGQIKGSSRQRVHPGMLSSHDRATAHYGAVTGLKVTEDGMYLLSAGSDSRLRLWDIESGRNTLVNFETVRLQTSKAIQLAVTQDSDTVFVPCMTSVKAFDVWSGQTSLTFRGHYEYVNCCSFNSQEQELYTGSNDRQILVWSPRNLLVSEVDESSRKGQILTSDQDNWSD
- the LOC122639286 gene encoding WD repeat-containing protein ATCSA-1-like isoform X3, producing MWKEVRDREAGKLRPYSFANRIRSNRVASLQLSNYKEIISSHSGAINTLQVDLTEGRYLLSGAADGSAAVYDVQCSTDYEGGGLIAKHKCILFVDKQHEHGHQYAVSSAIWYPVDTGLFITGSFDHHINVWDTNSMQVVANFKMPGKVYRTAMSSIATSHMLIAAGTEDVQVRLCDIASGAFTHTLSGHREWSASSEWILVTGGCDGAIRFWDIRRAGCFLVLDQTQTQLGRRPPLHDQPSMKSSILKSSLPGQSSFGKNKTLHRKTGNGALSKQLPALCKVPGQIKGSSRQRVHPGMLSSHDRATAHYGAVTGLKVTEDGMYLLSAGSDSRLRLWDIESGRNTLVNFETVRLQTSKAIQLAVTQDSDTVFVPCMTSVKAFDVWSGQTSLTFRGHYEYVNCCSFNSQEQELYTGSNDRQILVWSPRNLLVSEVDESSRKGQILTSDQDNWSD